Part of the Cynocephalus volans isolate mCynVol1 chromosome 11, mCynVol1.pri, whole genome shotgun sequence genome is shown below.
CATTCCCAGCTCTCTCAAAAGACGTCTGTTAAAGGAAAATTCAGGTGTTAGATTTTCTTGGGACCGTTTCTATAACCTCTGCCCTTCACAATATAGAAAATACTGGTTTCTGCCATTACATTTTAATTCCAGATTTAAAACCTGTTGAAAGCTGTAGCTTTACACAGCTTTCTTCACCCTGTGAAATCAGCTTTGTTTATGtgatggcatttaaaaaatagcatgttctttttaaactgaattttatATCTAATCTGTGTCTTCAGTCTTGAAGAATTTGCATTGTTGTGTTTGTATATAGGGTATTGCAGTGCATGAATTAGctttatgcattttattaaatgctgTTTCAATGTGGCATTGTTGTGGCTTAATACTACTACCTAAATGAGGTTTATACTATTAAAAGTGAATTAAAGACTAACATGCATCCTGCTGATCATTTCTCCTCATAACAATGATGATACCTGGCCCCCAGACATGCCCAGAGCACCTTCACGAGAACCCTAGTAGCAGGTGCAGATGCAGCATCCTGGTGGTCACATCTCTACAATGCTCCGCCTCACACAACAGTGATTTAGCCCTTCGTGGTCCACTGGACTTGTAAATAGCTTTAGTAGAAAACTCTGGCAGGGGAGTCCACATGTGGGCAGGCCCTGGGTGTGGAGGTAAGGAAGCCACTCAGACATTTCTGCAGCAGAACACAGCTAGGCTGCTAGACCTCTCAGAAGCCATCACAGACAGATGTACAGAGCCAGGCCTCAAAGCAGCAAACTCATCCCTAAGGACATTTGCTATCCAGGGTAAAAATATGTTCTTAAGGTTTCAGAAAGAACTTCCTCATTATGTCATCGacctctcattttacaggtgagaagtCAGATCCATGACAGAACTTACTGCAGCCAAATAGCTTTAAATTGCATTGCCAGGCAGTacctcaaaacaaaaagaaaattggtcACCACTTCAGAAGGACAAGGCCAAAAGCCATCTGATGAGCACTGCTTGTGCAAATAAAATTGTGTCAATTATAAAATCCTCTGTGATCTTTTCTCCGTTTCTGTACATTTTAAGCtcatctttttaactttttagttttggcagctggctggtaaggggatctgaactcttgtccttgttgttattagcaccatgctctaatccagtgagccagccagccagccctaaCTCATCTTTTATCactgataaacaaaatagaaaaaaaagacaaaggttTCAAGAGACAACAATGCCTCCTAGTGGTGCTGACTGCCAGAATCGTTGTCTGCTGCCTGTGAACTAGTCCATGCAAACAGTAATGATGGCCCCATCTCCACACACCCCTTCAGCCTCAGTCCCCAGCAGGCACGGAGTCTCGGCTCTCCCTGCTACAGCCCCTCACGACCGTGTCAAGCCTGACCTCCAGACCAAGTCTTCTATCAGGCACTGGACGTTTATTATCTCTGTAAAGAGTCACTACTTTGGTTCAGATGATCCTGCTGGTTAGCAACCTCTTGGGGCAGTAGAGGGAAGGAATGCTTCTGTAGGGTTTTCTGCCTAACTAGCTATGGAGACCTAAATTGTGCAAACAAAGACCAAaagaactgttttttaaaaaaaaggtgaccggtaaggggatcttaacccttgacttggtgttgtcagcaccacactctcccaagtgagctaaccggccatcccttatagggatccgaacccgtggccttggtgttgtcagcgccacactctcctgagtgagccacggggctggcctgaACTAACTGCTTTCTGAACAGCCCTTGCTGCCAAGTGAAAAAGCCCAGTCAGCTGGTGTTAAGGTCAAGACTGCAACCAGCACCTACAGGAGGGATTTCAATGACAGCTTTTACTACCCACCCTCTAAAACGGTAGGGTGGGAGGACAAGGTGCTGAGTCTCAATGAAACACCACCTTGGCCTGGAGCCATCTAACGAACACCATCCATTACACATCAGACCCGCACCCCACTGTCCCCCCATCCCTACAGACATCACCCTGAACACAGGTCTGGTGTGAAATCATCATAAGCCAGAACTTGAGCATCAAAGGTAAAAGGATCAAAATGTGCCCAATTTAATGTGATCATCTCCAACAGTTACATAAAACATACTGTAGCTTTTTATCATATCACTGGCTACTACCTCATGTGGCAGATACTgcctttattcccattttacagataaggaaaccagtTAAGGACCCAGAGAGCTTTAGGATTTGGCTAGGTCCCCAGGAAGTAGAGGAGTAAAGACTTCAGCTTTGCTCTTCTCAGCCCCACTAtccttttttaattcttttaaccaCTGTCCTGCTGTGTCCCATAAAGTCAAGTCTATCTGAGTTTCCAAGGGTCTCTGGTCCAGGCCATCCTTCACTTTTGACTAAGTAAACCTACTCTTAAGGTGACCCTAGAGGGCTCTGCTCTCTTTTGGGGGCCGAAGCCAGTATAACTAAAGTGACAGTAACACCAGGGTCCTAGAAGGAAAGAACTACCAGGAAGATGTGTCACACATCACATCAGCTCCCAGACAAACCTTAAGAGCAAggacttgggagagcgtggtgctgacaacaccaagtcaagggttaagagccaattaccggtcatctttaaaaaaaaaaaaaagaggactggGCTGAGAGCTGAGTGGTCAGCCTCAGACACCATCCCCCAGCAGGGCCCCCCAGTCTCCACCAGGCATACCACCTTTCCTCCCTGATGACCAGTAAACCTCCCCTAAGGCACAAAAACAGGCCACGGGGTGGGCAATGGCTGAGCAGCCAGGGGCACATGCCCGAGTGAGGCTGACCTGTCAGCCACTATTGGCTCCTTcacctctggccacagccagGCTCCCAGGAGACAAGAGTCGGTtgctttagtttaaaaaataggtGCTGTATAAAGGGTCACCTTTGGATTTCTGAAAAATACCCAAAAACCTGGGTGGAGGGGTGGCCACACTGTCAGCTGCAGACGACTCCAGCCAGACTCAACTGCAGCAGCCCTTATGTTCTCCACAGTACAGTCTGAAGAGAGATTCAGTGCCAGCGAAGACCAGGAAAATTTCGGTCACAGGACTGAGATGAGCAATAACGAGATGTGCCTTACACCCTCCCTGGCCCAAAGCCCTTTTGCCATGCAGGCTCCTCTTGCCTGTCTGACCAGGTATGTTCCATGTGGCCAGAGTGACTAAGATGCGTTTTGTGACTGATGGAGCAGAGACACTGATTCAGCAGCTCAGCTGCAGACACTCCTCTCCACATCCTTTTACACAAGTGCATGAAGGGGACCTTTTATTGCAAAGAGATTTCCAGAGTCTCTCTGAGGACAGAACCAGGGGCTTCCCTGGGGTGAAGGTAACCCCATGCCAAGTGTTCAATCCAGGGGCCCTGAGCCCTAGTCCTGGCCACCGGCTTTCAGTGAGGCCTTGTACTTCCCCCTCATCTCCTTGGGTAACGGCACCACGCTCGGGCAGGGCACCTGTCCCTCCACTTCGCAGATGCACTCCCGCAGGCAATACTTCCGGGGACCAAAGCTGGCTGGGTGAGAGAGctgctttttctcctcctcctcttccttgagGGTTTTCCTGCCAAAGAGCATAGACAGCAAGGAAGCATGAGGAACAGGACTGAGCCAGTGGACAGAGCAGGGAAGCCACCATAAGCCAGGGAGACACAGACCTCTTGCTTTCTGACCTACTCCTCACTCCCCGCTGGCCCCCAGAGGGAGGAGTGACCACAGGAAAACCCACTGTTGTGCCCACAGCTCACAGGAGCAAGCCCACCTGGTGTGGTCAGCCTTCCTGCAGCCCACGGGGGCCCGCGGCTCTGACTGGGATGGAAAACCACAGGGTAAAGAAGCCTGGAAACACCTCTGTGGGTTTCTCAAAGAGAGACTTTCTTGGCTTCCCTCCCTTTGTTCCTGTCTCATTGATGGAAAGAAAAGGGGCATGTCACAGAGGCCGAAGGCTGTACACCTTCCAGCCCCCAGCTGAGATTCCCAGGAGAGCAGTAGCAAAGGGCGCACATCAGCTGTCCCAGCCCCAGGAGGGAGGGTGAGCTTTGTCCCCACTTCACAGCGGAGCTGACTCCACAGCCCAGACTCACCACTGCGAGCAAACCTCCCCTCTCAGCACTCTCCCCACACACCCTATTCTTCTCCCCCAAATTCTCCAGGCTGAGAAGTTTGCTCCCCTTCAGGTCAACCCAAGCAACTCACTCATTCTTCCCCAAGATTTTTCTGATGTGCTCCATAATCTCCTTATTGCTCTTGGTCTCCATATCCACCAGAACCTGCTCCCCAGAATCTAGAAACAGGAAGCACAGGGAGGAGAAGCTGAGAACTCACAGCACACTCCTCAGCCTCAAAAGGTTGTGATTTGGGATTTGTTTTAGTGgcagaaacatttctttttttttttctaaaagatgactggtaaggggatcttaacccttgatttggtgttgttagcaccagtgctcagccagtgagctaacgagccatccctacatagggatccaaaccccgggccttggtgttatcagcaccgcactctcccgagtgagccacgggctggcccagcagaaacattttaacaataaaataaatatatttgtttatatctcACAGTGCTACCCTTCCTTTTTCCATATTCCATAGACACAAGCAGACATAGTCCTTAGGTATGTACACAAGTATACTATATGAATGGAAAGAACTCCATGGTCATGGATGGAAAGGCTTAGTAATGTTAAGATGGCatttctccccaaactgatctatagattcaatacaatccctatcaaaatcgcAGCAGGTGtttttgtagaaactgacaagTTAATTCTAAAActcatatagaaatacaaaagacTCAAAATAGCCACAACAATtttgagaaacaagaaaataggaTGTTTACTTTCCAATTTCAAATTTGCTATAAATTGAAGTTactgtaatcaagacagtgtgataccAGCATAGAACAGATATGGAGCACAATGGACAAGAACTGAGCCCAGAAAGAAACCCTCACGTTAGGTCAATTAGACTTTGGCAAAGATGCCAGcataattaaagaaagaaagatggtcttttcaataaatggtgttgggacaacaTGCAAATAAACAAATCTAGACCTTTACcacacaacattaaaaaaaaacaacaaatgaaaaaactcaaaatgaatcaaagacctaaatgaaagaactaaagttttttttttttttttttttttttaaaagctttttataaAACTTCTATAAGGGAACACAGGAGAAACTCTTCATGACATTACCTAGGCAAAGATTTAATAAATATGATATTAAAAACATgatccataataaaaaaaaatcaataaattgcatttaaaattcaaaacttttacacttcaaaagaagacataagcCATAATGTgggacaaaatattaataatgtatatgtctgataaaggacctatatccagaatatataaaggactcaCGACTCACTGAGCCAAGCAATCCAactaaaaaaatgaggaaaatatttgaataaacatttaaccaaaaaaaaaaaaaaaggctaataataagcacatggaaagagaGTCACTATTGCttattaggaaaatgaaaattgaagCCACAATGAGATCTTACAGTCGCTAAAATTTTTAATAACGGACAATACCAAGTCCTATTGAGTATGCAGAATAGTGCAACTTTCATATATTGCtagtagaaatgcaaaataatattacTGCCACTTTAGCCAAGAAGAAGATTAAGCCATTAAGAAAAAGATTGGAAAAGTACAAccgtctttatttgcagatgacacgaatacagtgtatgtagaaaatcctaaggaatctacaaaataaaactagaatgAAGTGAATTTTAGGAAGATTGCAAGACATAAGgtccatttacaaaaaaaaaaaaattttttttcacatacgaaaatcaactatacTTCTATATATTGTTTGGTTGTTAGCaaacaattggaaaatgaaattttaaaaagtaccacTTACAGTAATCACAAAATATACTCgatgttgttaaaatgtccattctGGCCCAGAAGCAAGGCAAGACAGCACGCCCGGACATGACCTTACCTAGGCACCCCCCACCcagagcaggcaagagagcatgccaaaaacaccacttacgcatgggtggcccaccacagccaccaagcaggcagcctgccaaacacttgactgcactgacacaaggagagttaccagcagagaccagaagaggacatctctctcctcaaagcccactccagagtaacagaaaaagcaactgctctaccagatcaCCAGACATGAatgtaaaaatactagaaatatgaaaacccaagaaaatatgacaccaccaaaagaatacagtaattctcaaataccagaccctacagagcaggaaacccttgaaatgactgaaaaggaattccaagcaacattcttaaggaaactcactgagatacaagacgACTCcattagacaacataatgaaatgagaaaaaatccaagatatgaaggaggaaatttacaaagagataaataccttgaaaaagaatgtagcagaactcatggaaccgAGAGATTCACTTATGGAAATAACACAActgacagcttaagcagcaggctagagcaagcagaagaaagaatttctgatcttgaggatcgtctttttgaaataacccaggtggacagaaaaaggaaagaattttaaaaaatgaagaaaacctaagggAGCTAGCAAACCACCTCAGgcacacaaatattcaaaccatgggtgttccagaaggggaggagaaaggaataaggcatggaaaacctactcaacaaaataataatgaaaaacttcccaggtatagggagagacatggaccttcagatccaggaggcccaaacagattcaacccaaaaagatcctctccaagatacattacaGACAAACTGGCCAAGTTCAAAGACAacgagagaatcttaaaagaagcaagagaaaagcatcaagtcacttacaaAGGagaccctatcagactaacagcagacttctcaacagaaactctacaggccagaagaaaaagggatgatatattaaaaacattaaaagaaaaaaactgccagccaaaaatactacatccagcaaggctatccttcagaaatgagggagaaatagtgtatgtACCAAACAAAAActggagttcaccatcacacaaccagccctacaagaaatcatcaaggaAGTCCTTcatttggaatctaaaaaacaataatcactaccacaaatacacaaaaaagaacagaacccactggtagaacaaaaatgcaaacaagaaactaaatcttaccaccacaaaaagccatagtgacaatgtaataatgtccctgcttttttttttttttaaaagatgaccggtaaggggatcttaaccctcaacttggtgttgtcagcaccacactctcccaagtgaggcacaggccagccccctttatttctgattttagtaatttcagtcactctagataaatgtttgca
Proteins encoded:
- the MRPS25 gene encoding small ribosomal subunit protein mS25, whose product is MPMKGRFPIRRTLQYLGKGDVVFKDSVKVMTVNYNTHGELGEGARKFVFFNIPQIQYKNPWVQIMMFKNMTPSPFLRFYLDSGEQVLVDMETKSNKEIMEHIRKILGKNEKTLKEEEEEKKQLSHPASFGPRKYCLRECICEVEGQVPCPSVVPLPKEMRGKYKASLKAGGQD